The genomic window ACTTTTTCGGGAGTTATTATTCCAATATGATCTAAAGAATGACCACTTAAATTTATAATTTCAAATTTTTCATCGTTAATTTTATTAGAACCATATTCTAAAATATAATCTACATCACAAGATTTTTTAGGTTTAAGTAATTTTTTAGATGGTGATGCCGAAAATGATATTATAGAATGTAAGTCAGGATTTTCTATATATAATTTTTCTTCAAGGGATGTATGTACAAGAGTACCTGGATAAGTTTCTTTAAAATAGTTATTTCCTCCGCAGTGGTCTGTATGACTGTGAGTGTTTATTATATATTTAGGATGAAGGTTATTAGATTTTAAAACTTCATCAATTTTTCTAGCTATAGTATTATTTATTCCAGTGTCTATTAATAGACAGAATTTATTTTTATATACATATACTCCAATATTGGTGTTAGAAGGTATATAATAAGTATTTCCTTTGATTTTAATAAGCTCCATAAGTAACACGTCCTTTACTTTAAATATCCTTAGATTGTCCTATAATTAGTTGAGGAAATTGCATAATTAAAAAATATATAACTCCATGCAAGTTTTATTGTTCACTGCTTCGAAAATTTCTCTTATCAAGGTTTAGAATAAGTTTAAAATGTAGTAAAAGAGAAATTTTAAGGCGCTGCTCACAACAAAACTTGCATTCCATATTTTCAATTTGTAATTATGCAATTTGCTTAGTTATGAAAATAAATATAAGTAACGATTATATATCTACTTATTTGTTTAACAACCTAATTATATAAAAATATAGCATAAACAAAATGAAATAACAAATAAGTAGATTTTAAAGTTAGAAAAGCATACATTAATTTGTATTTAATATCCATAACTGTATAAAATTCAAGTCAGTTAGTATAGAAAACATAGTAAATGAGATTAAAAGAGAGAAATATAGCTCATGAAAGAGAAGTTTTATTAGAAAGGATATTTAGTAAGAAATAAGTAAAATATACAATCTGTTAAATATTTGACAAGTACTATTTTTTATAATATAATGTGACAGAATACGATTTAAGGTGTTATATTAAAATGTTTTATACAAATGAAACAGCATATTTAAACATATATATAATCAGAATAGTAGGGTATATTACAGAATTTAAGATTTAATATAATAGAATAAATAAATTTTATAAAAAATTTTTAAAAAAACATTGACAAGCTTTTTTAAAAGAGTTATATTATATATGTAAACAGGGTAAAACAAATTTAGGAAAATTTTAAATTATCTGGCAGTTGACCGTCCGGGCAATTGACATTTAGTTATCGACATGAGCAGGCAGTTGACCCAATACAGGCAGTTGACCTGCTTATTAACCGTAATCTTACATAAATTAATAGGTAAAGATGAGGCTATTACCTCCAGTAAAGTTACTGGAGGATTTTTTATATTACTTATTTATAAAATTTAAATAAATAAAAAATTAACAAAGAATTAATACAAAAATTAACTTTTCTTTGAAAAAATATAATAACAAGAGCCTATGCTTTAACCAGTTATTGATTTTATAGAACTAGAACTTCAAGAATAATTTTAAATTTAGCATAATTTAAGTATCTAAACTTTTATAAAAAATGAACATTTATTTAAAATCAAGCTTAATCTTACAAATAGGCTTTACATATTGTAAATACTGGTGCATAATTATTTCTATATCGGCATATGCTTTGAAATTTAAAATAAGGTCTTAGGCATATGAACATAAATAACAAGTCAAATATGAATAAAATTTTCAGGAGGTAAAAATGATGTTAGATCAAAATAAGGAAGAAGATAGTATAAATGTAATAATGGAAGAAGAACACAATTTAGAAGATGAAGACATGATGCTTCAAAATGAAGCTTGTGTTAATAATGATAAGATAACTTTAGCAGATACTATAAAATCAAATTTAATAGATATAGTTTCTACAGGAATAATGGCTATTGCCGCTTTATTTATTTTTGATGTTTTACTTAGAGCAATTGCAGGATACTATGTAACAGATAGAGCAGGAATGCTTCTTATTTTCTATGTAATTACATCATTAATTTATACAAGTATTATGGAATATAAAAAAGGGGACACTATTGGAAAGAGAGTTGCTAATATAAGATTGAGTAAATAAGCTTAAATTAGGAGTGAACATATGAGAAAGAGAAAAGTATATGACTTATTAATAGAGGAGACAGAATTTCCTGGATTTGGAGTTGCTTATCATGATGATAAGAAGGTTTTAGTTAAAAATGCTCTTCCAGGACAAAAGATTAAAGGTTTTGTACATAAGTATAAGGGCGGAGTTGCTCAAGCAAAAATCAATGAGATATTAGAAGATGTAGATTATAAAATAGATGCTAAGTGCCCTGTTTTTGAAATGTGTGGAGGATGTTC from Clostridium sp. MB40-C1 includes these protein-coding regions:
- a CDS encoding MBL fold metallo-hydrolase gives rise to the protein MELIKIKGNTYYIPSNTNIGVYVYKNKFCLLIDTGINNTIARKIDEVLKSNNLHPKYIINTHSHTDHCGGNNYFKETYPGTLVHTSLEEKLYIENPDLHSIISFSASPSKKLLKPKKSCDVDYILEYGSNKINDEKFEIINLSGHSLDHIGIITPEKVCFVGDSIFSMETLEKYPFPFLSDISASLNTLNTLKEIDADFFVISHGKDILNKDELIKLIQINEENIQKTCDTILELLDQPYTREDLLENIIVLNDIEVDVKEYLLNLSSLSAFIAYLQEEDLIDCSIEDGKLYFFKK
- a CDS encoding RDD family protein, with translation MMLDQNKEEDSINVIMEEEHNLEDEDMMLQNEACVNNDKITLADTIKSNLIDIVSTGIMAIAALFIFDVLLRAIAGYYVTDRAGMLLIFYVITSLIYTSIMEYKKGDTIGKRVANIRLSK